The DNA sequence ctgcttttttacatccagccctcgccctaaaaaGGGACGAACTAAAAAAGAAtgacataaaaatacaagataataaatagaaaaagaaaaattctacattttaacagatatcTAAAGTGACACCACattatacataattatgtacacaaaatgagagagagaataaatcatacacacaccgccccccccccctccctatatatataatatatatacattatcCACTTATGCTCTACCCTGGAGATAGACTCAATTTACGACGCACTGACTTCCCTTGGCCACCCTACTCCCTGATCTCAACCAACCCGACTACTTTCTGTGGGGTTCCTCAAGGACAGGATATACGGCAACAAAAGCATATTATCAACTTCTAAGGACAGACCAGTTTCTACCAAATTTGCAAGACATAATCTCCCATCattctgctattgtttggtgaatacattttctaaatctctctccgcagtcaaaaatgagatAAACAAAAAAATGGGGCACTTTTTTTGGACCACCTTGTATACCCTctacaaacacccacacagaaACAACGTACCTGTTGGTCAGTGCTCATGAGTTTCATGTCCAGCAGGAGTCGAACAGCTCTCCTGTAGTCACTGCAGTATTCATACACCACATCAGGCGTGCCCACGAAAGAGGCACCCCCGACCCACACCTTATTCCTCGCTATCACGTCTCGGGCGCTCATGCTCTCAAACTTATTTACCTCGCTATACCCGACTTTCGTTCTGTCCAAGTCGGTAGGCGCAGTCAGGTGGATCGTCTGGTTTTtgcccacttcccctctgaacaGCCCTATGTCCAACCACGCTATGAAAGGAGTCGTGTACAGTCGCTCGCGGATCACTCGTTGTACCAGCTCAAACTTGGCATGCATTGCGCAAGAGTACAGGGGGTTGATCGTGTTTGGTGGGTGCTTGGGATAATTCGGCTGTGAATAAATGGCGGCGATTTCTTTCTCCAGTCTGAAGGCCCACAACTCTTGTCGCTTGACGAGGAAGATGGTGGTTCGTTCTGGGGGATAGCGGGCCCTGATGCGCTTGAAGAGGTCGACGGTGTCTTGCGCGTCGGCAAAGACGATGAGACGATTGTCGAGATCGCCGAAAATCGTCATCCATTTCTTGTACAGGTTGGGTGTGTAACGGCCTGCAAAAAGCAGAAAATTAAGAGatgatgtatatatatttatacgtCGTGCCAAATTCGCGGAATTGGCAACatgtttgcccatttcgcgtaatcgccAAAACGCTGCCGGCCTATTACTCGAAATCGGcggcgttttgccgaaaatgcgtgAAGGATTCTATCTAAAACttgcccattttgcgaaatcggcagccacgttttggttttaaagttcaAATCCCTAAGAaatcatcacacttagacagctGTATATTCCAGGGccggactgggggggggggggggttacaggggttgcgcaacccccccctggcttaagcatgtacctcccaaacgctttttttgggggggagggggggttgcatctggatcaattctttttcattgcctatacagcttgctgtcgaatttacatttttttttcaaggagaggcttcctttccctccaaaaacatcaaaaaaagttcagctcgagagagagagagagagagagagagagagagagagagagagagagagagagagagagagagagagagagagagagagacgcataCGCAGATAATTtcttcaataggccatagccccttatgaaggatcggagtgtgaacaaatgattaacgttgcaaataatttaactACACAGGTGcaaaaaaaggtacaacataacattcgcacaacactacggattaaaacatacattacacgttatttaactaagaggttaaaacatctcttaatttaaaggctttatacaaatacaaggatacatttctaacaacagtttcttgaggggaagccaggagcaagctgagtctaaaagtgcttgggtttttataatatttaaatgggatacatttttctcttaatctgtttaagtatggacaacacaaaacaaaatggacttcatcatCTTGCGTTActttacaaaggggacacattAACTGATCGGCATCATGCTGTTTATATCGGTTAGCGCAGCatgcacatttatttctgaaataccgaatcgaaacctagtcataataaactttagatgtctatccacattcaacaaaaggtagggtttaatgtcatgtacagtacaaaatgtccgataaacagcaaatctatcactattttgaatatgataatcccactcttgccatctgcaatcgaccaacctttccctaaaaacacgcaaaaactctttttcattaacaacgccctgatgcaaccacacaaaaccaaaaccgtactcatacaatttacaacggacacttgaggcccagttctttttaccactctcatccattttatacaacatatcatatgatttacgaggaagtctgtgcgcctccatctttaacaatttcatCCAGTAGCTAacgcatcttaaaatagaattcaaatatatcggatatctgtttgtctcaccATATACCAGGTCATTAGGTGTTCGCATACGaactcctaagaacttcttcaatgcaaataaatggactttttcacactgcagagcagcTTTATCCAATCCccatatctcagcaccatactgtactattggttgtacttgggaatcaaacaacttcaaaaagacatgcaaactattattattaagcacagataatctttgtataatacacatcagagcatttttggcccggcttgagagatcactacaggcagcagtgaaactgagtcgagttgaaaacaatattcctaaatacttatacacgtttacaacaggtaaaatatcaaccccatatgtccatctttcccttgcactcaaatatccacctttcctaaacacaataatgttacttttactcatgtttacctttaaatgaagagaggacactgccctgcgtaaattatttaactgagtctgtagacccacaaccgtctctgataacaacaataaatcatcagcaagcaaaagaataaacaattccaaataatcatcagtaaatgtggcaccatgtcttccattctcaattatctcaagtgctaactcattgataaagagagaaaataaaactgggctacatacatcgccctgtttaacaccaaatgtacaattaatataatccgtaaactttgctccacatctcacttttatttttacattatcatacatactcttcacacacctaaagagtttcccttttataccattttttaacagaattggCCAGAGCAAAGCTCTGTTGATGGAATCAAACGCCTTCTCAAAATCTATAAAGGCAACATACAGTTtacgattcaaagaaaattgtttctgtacaaagGCCAACAGTGTAAACATATGATCAATAGTGGAATAATTCTTTTTAAAACCAGCTTGATATTCACCAGTACTGTTATTACATTCAATCCATTCTTGCAACCTGTTATTAATCACAGTACTATAGACCTTGCTACTAACATTACACAGTGAAATTCcacgataattatttggatcattCACATCGCCTTTCTTAAACAAAGGGATAACAATGGACTCTGTCCAACTTTCTGGAAATACACCCttggaaaacaaaaaattaaacaggtgtaccaaaaagtcaatccctggagaaaaaacatttttcaaaagttctccTATTATTCCATCAGGCCCAGCAGACTTTTGaggttttaactttctcattgcaatcaacacttcttcttttgaAATAGGACGATTCAAAATACCTTCATCGTCTTCATATTCAATTTCTTCAGCCTCAattagatcagagagagagagagagagagagagagagagagagagagagagagagagagagagagagagagagagagagagagagagagagagagagagagagagagagagagagagagagagagagagagagagagagagagagagagagagagagagagagagagagagagagagagagagagagagagagagagagagggagagagagagagagagaaagagagagagagagagagagagagagagacacacacaatcccccctccccacacacacataccttctCCTCCTGCTTTATCCAGCTGGCCAAGGTTGAAATAGGCGGtgaccacagtcacttcgttagTCTTCGGTAATCCGCTCGTGTAGCTCCGTACATTGTTGATGACGTCGCTCTCTGTGGCGTTGGCAGAAAGCTGCAAATAGTTTGACAATGCATGataatagacctttttcgtataacctttgcccccagcgtttcgacctatcagattttagggcacggcagcctctctctgataaccggaactagggggcaataggtgcctggcctgaaatacctctttcactttcgatgctcgaagattactttgccagaggattactttgagaaattctgcaagaaaacggattatcttgttcaaaatcatgaacaaaaagtcaaggacatgcacgaaggtatggtttgaaacggctattggtggtatatggacgaaagacttggcgaacttcccctgcataagcgagggtgcgtatcgctagcgctacgtgtcatttgtgctgagtgtcatttgtcctacgtgtcatttgtgctacgtgccgctatcgctacgttgattagtgctacaaataatttgtcgatgagtcgctatcattcgttcattatcactacgtgtcgacagcactacatcttttagcgcgacgtgtcattatcgctacgtgtcaataccactacccttactgacgactctctttttctcattttttcagtctctcgctctcactcgtggtttgtgtgtgtacatgtatgtctgtgtatgtatgtgtgtgcgtgtgtctgtctgtttcagtgtgtgtgtgtgtgtgtgtgtgtgtgtgtgtgtgtgtgtgtgtgtgtgtgtgtgtgtgtgtgtgtgtgactctctcttgctcacttgctcgctcactcgctcgctcactcactcgctcgctcgctcacttgctcgctcactcgctcgctcactcactctgtctctctctctgtctctctctctgtctctctctctgtctctctctctgtctctctctctctctctctctctctctctctgaaggaatattttgttgttcctttcaatttgccagagatttgtaattttcggaagaaagtctctgcatgattttcagttgtttcttttggattttgatctttttagaaaaaagggctttgtttttgactaattgtaagacagtgttattgcatatatttgtaaatggaaatattgacacaaggtataaGCGAGGATATTGAgaccttttcttctctcccaaattcttttatgaaatgtgaggggagagagagagagggggggattgacagacagaaaaagcggaagagagagacaattaaaaggg is a window from the Littorina saxatilis isolate snail1 linkage group LG10, US_GU_Lsax_2.0, whole genome shotgun sequence genome containing:
- the LOC138978896 gene encoding protein HtrL-like isoform X4, with protein sequence MRRHACLLGLFLLSACGVLYTIYHVKPQDSHSQQGAALFQVPQLISTTKTVTLSANATESDVINNVRSYTSGLPKTNEVTVVTAYFNLGQLDKAGGEGRYTPNLYKKWMTIFGDLDNRLIVFADAQDTVDLFKRIRARYPPERTTIFLVKRQELWAFRLEKEIAAIYSQPNYPKHPPNTINPLYSCAMHAKFELVQRVIRERLYTTPFIAWLDIGLFRGEVGKNQTIHLTAPTDLDRTKVGYSEVNKFESMSARDVIARNKVWVGGASFVGTPDVVYEYCSDYRRAVRLLLDMKLMSTDQQVIYIMYLPAFLIKFQPKVQLQLYRPGWFDGFQGSDWFFIGYVMKDTP
- the LOC138978896 gene encoding protein HtrL-like isoform X1 → MPRFSFCGLVSGRMRRHACLLGLFLLSACGVLYTIYHVKPQDSHSQQGAALFQVPQLISTTKTVTLSANATESDVINNVRSYTSGLPKTNEVTVVTAYFNLGQLDKAGGEGRYTPNLYKKWMTIFGDLDNRLIVFADAQDTVDLFKRIRARYPPERTTIFLVKRQELWAFRLEKEIAAIYSQPNYPKHPPNTINPLYSCAMHAKFELVQRVIRERLYTTPFIAWLDIGLFRGEVGKNQTIHLTAPTDLDRTKVGYSEVNKFESMSARDVIARNKVWVGGASFVGTPDVVYEYCSDYRRAVRLLLDMKLMSTDQQVIYIMYLPAFLIKFQPKVQLQLYRPGWFDGFQGSDWFFIGYVMKDTP
- the LOC138978896 gene encoding protein HtrL-like isoform X2, with protein sequence MPRFSFCGLVSGRMRRHACLLGLFLLSACGVLYTIYHVKPQDSHSQQGAALFQVPQLISTTKTVTLSANATESDVINNVRSYTSGLPKTNEVTVVTAYFNLGQLDKAGGEGRYTPNLYKKWMTIFGDLDNRLIVFADAQDTVDLFKRIRARYPPERTTIFLVKRQELWAFRLEKEIAAIYSQPNYPKHPPNTINPLYSCAMHAKFELVQRVIRERLYTTPFIAWLDIGLFRGEVGKNQTIHLTAPTDLDRTKVGYSEVNKFESMSARDVIARNKVWVGGASFVGTPDVVYEYCSDYRRAVRLLLDMKLMSTDQQVIYVLNQPSLQKVFQPKVKLQAYKKHGNWFYIGYAMKAAP